Genomic segment of Paenibacillaceae bacterium GAS479:
TATCGGATAACGGCCCGGGTATTGATCCGGAATCCTTGCCTCATATATTTGAGCGATTTTATCGTGAAGAACCTTCCCGCAGTCAGGCTGTTGTCGGAGGAAGCGGGCTTGGACTTGCCATCGCAAAACAGATTATTGAAGGGCATGGCGGTACAATCTGGGCTGTCAGCGAGCCCGACCAGGGCATGAGCGTCTTTTTCACATTAAAAATATCTGTAGATCGACGGTGAGCAGAGATGAAACGAATCTTGATTATTGAAGATGATCCCTTTATTGCCGAGCTGGAGAAGGATTATTTTATGCTGCATGATTATGAAGTTGAATTGAGTTCCGATGGGCATGAAGGGTTGGCTAAGGCATTAGAAGGAAGGTACGACCTCCTCATTGTTGATCTCCAGCTGCCAGGAATGGATGGATTCGAGATATGTCGCATAATACGTGAGAAGCTGGACGTACCTATTCTCATTGTGTCGGCCAAAAAAGAAGAAATCGACAAGATCCGAGGGTTCGGACTCGGCGTGGATGACTTCATTACAAAACCATTCAGTCCGAATGAACTAGTCGCTCGCGCAAAAGCGCATTTGGCGCGATACGAACGTTTTACCGGGGGCAATACGGTTAAAAAACCGGACAGCATTCAGATTAGAGAGCTCACCATTGATAAATCGTCCCGCCGGGTGTTCGTTCACGGAAATGAAGTAAGCCTTACGACCAAAGAATTTGAAGTGCTCGCTTTTTTGGCAACGCATCCCGATCGGGTGTTCAACAAAGTGGAGCTATTCGAAAGAATCTGGGGCATGGATTCCAATGGCGAAATCGCAACGGTTACGGTACATATCTCGCGAATACGCGAAAAAATCGAGGCCGATCCTTCCAACCCGCAGTTCATCGAAACCGTCTGGGGAGCGGGCTACCGGTTCACAATATAGGGTGCTGATATGGGCTGAAAATGACTCTGAACATTGTTATTTGGCTGTTTATAAATTGTTTATACTTCCTTATCTGCCCGTTTATTGTGATCGTTTAAGCTTGGTTTATGAACGAAACACATTAAACGAGAGGATGTTGAACAATGAACAAAAAGATAAAAAAAACCGTAGCAATCGCAGCTTTAACAGCAATTATGGGCGGAGGGGCTCTGCTTCCAAGCGGGGCTCAGGCAGCTCCAGTTGCAGTCGCGACAAAAACAATAACCAAGCAGCAATTTACTGCTCTGGATTTCTCGAGCCGCATTGAGCAAGCAATTAATCAGCTCGTCAACCAACTCGTGCTAAACGGCTACGCCGACGGACAAATGAGAGCAGAAAAACAAGTATCAAACGCCGAGCTGATTAAAATGATCGTGCTTTCGCTTGACTTGAAACAACCCGAAGCGTCGAACAAACAAATCGGCAAGCAACACAGCTGGTACACTCCGTATGTCGAGACAGCTGTAGCGAATGGCCTTCTCGAAAGCACCGATAACTTCGAGCCGAATAAACCAGCCACCAGCGCAGAAGCCGCCGCTATGATCGCCAAAGCATTACAACGCGACGTTAAATCCGTTCAATACTGGATGGATGGCTTCAAGATCGAAAGTGGCAACATGACTCGCGGTGAAACCGCGCAGCTGCTGTTGCTGTCGCAAAAAGCGATTCGCTCCGCTTCGGCTGAGATCGTGTCCATCAAAGCTTTGAACAAAATTGCCTTCGAAGTTACTTTTACAGCTCCACTTGCTGTGGAAGATGAAGCTACCCCTGCGGCCAATGCTAACTTTGCCTTCAGCTCAGACTTGAAGCTGGTAAACCAGCCGCGCTTGAAAACAGGCTCCATCGCCACTTATATCGTACCGGTTCAATCCATGACCGAAGGCATGACCTATACGACCAACTATAAAGGCAAAAACAAGCACAATGTCGCTGCTAACACGGAACAAATCCGTTTGAACGACGTTCGCCAAGTAACCTCAGATACATTTGAAGTAGACTCCTTCCGCGAGGACGGCGTCATCGATTACGGCTACCTCATCTCGGCTTACTCCGGTGGCAGAGGCGCTAACGCTGCTGTATTGGACGACAACAACCAAATTAACGGCAAAACAATGCAAGTTATTCCATCCTTGGCCCAAAGACAAGCTACAATCACACCGGAAAACGGCGCTCCGATCACGGTGAACTATGTCGGCTTCACGCAATCGACCGATGGCAAACAAGAGCCAAAATTCCGCCTGCCAGCTGGAACTTCCCTGCAACCAGGCGTTAAATACACGGTAACTTCCGATTGGTTCGTACTGGAAAACAATACGTTCACGGCACAGTCCATCTCGCCGCTGACGATTTCTTCCGTAACCAAAGTGGACGCAGCTACCCTTAACGTAACCTTGGCAGCAGACCCTGGAGATGAGCTGTTCGCTTACCGCTCCATTCAGTTGAAGGGCTCTGACGGCACAACGCTGACCGCTCAATACAAAGTGCAGACTCGTAAAGGCGCCATCGGCGTATTCGAACTGCAAAACAACGGCAAACTTGCCGCAGGTGTTGAGTACGAAGTAACGCCAGTTGGAACTTGGGCTGTTGCGGACGGAGTTAAGCTTAGCTCGAACTAAATTCGAATTAGCCCTGGCTAGAAGATCCCTTGGGGGTCTTCTAGCTTTTTTTGAATGAGAACATGTATAATTGTTATAACAGTTGAATATTATAACAAGGAGTGACTTACCTAATGAATGGGATGATTGATATGGAACGAAAGGTGACGAAGTTCGGAAATAGCCTGGGATTGACCATGACTGATGCTTTGAAACAACTTGGACTTGAACAAGGCGACATGGTTAGTATAGATGTGAATCAGGCTAGCGGAGAAATTATCATCAAAAAATCAGTAAAGGTAACGCTACCTACTGGAATAGGCGATGATTTTATGGACTCTCTTGTAGATGTTATAGGTGAGTACGACGATACGCTACGAGGTCTTAAGGATAGATGAAACAGATCCGATTTTTAACGACACAGGAAGTGATAGCAATCAATCTCGCTATGATCCAGCGCTACAGTCCAGGTGAACATGTGGGAGTAAAAGAGCCCGGTTTACTTGAATCCGCTGTTGTTCGAGCGCAGTCCTCAGCCTTTGGAAATGACGCTTATCCTACCATTTTTGAAAAAGCAGCCGCATTATTTGAATCGCTTGGCCAAAATCACTCTTTTTTTAATGCAAACAAACGGACTGCTTTTACAGCTCTTGTCATTTTCCTGCGTTTGAATGGATGGCATTTCAAAATGGACGCAAAACAAGCCGAGGACTTTACGGTGGATATGGTGACCCACAAGTACAATTTTCAAGACCTGGTTCTTATCATTCAAAACCATTGTGCGACCATAACCGACACATAAAAAACCGACACCTAAATCCGGTGTCGGTTTCTTTTTCCCTATAATACGTCCTTCAACTGGCTCCGACTGTGGCTGTCCAAAGCCTGATAATCGCGAATTTCGCATCTTTTCCCGTTGATATCGGTTAGGATAATCCGGTTCTCACTTGGAAATTGCATGAATTCATGCAGGTTCCTCATGATGATGCGGGTTGGCCCAAGATTCGTTTGCAGCTCCCAAATCCACAGGTCGGCTTTGTTCTTAACCGAGTTGATCTGCTCCACTAGCGGGAGGAAATAGCGCAACTGCAGCTCTTTGTCTATTTCTACTCGGCTTTCCTCATCCAACTGGGCAATATCGCGGATGACGCCGATCTCCTCGTTTTTGGGGTTTCGAACCGATATGAACTGTGTTGTATATTGAAAAGGGAAGACGCGAAACAGCACGATTTCCTCGTAAGCCTGACCTTCGATTATTCCTTGAAACACTCCGCCTTGACTGCGGCTGAAGGAAATCTTATCCGGCTCAAGCATGTTGATTTCAAAAGGGTCCTTCACGCTCGGTTGTTCAAGAGTGATGACTTCTACGTCACTCATGCGCTTTCCACCCCTTTGATTTTGGACAGCTCCCTTTGAGCCTCCACCAGTTTGAAATACGCGCCCTCTGCTTGGAGCAGCTCTTCATGCGTGCCTACTTCCACAATTTTGCCGTGATCCAGCACAACAAGCCGGTCCGCATTGCGCAAAGTCGACAGTCGGTGAGCGATCGCAAACGTCGTTCTTCCTTTGACCAGACGTGAGATCGCCTCTTGAATGAGCCGCTCTGTAACCGTATCCACAGATGCTGTCGCTTCGTCCAAAATCAATATCCGCGGATCGTGGATGATCGCCCGAGCAATAGATACCCGTTGCTTCTCTCCGCCGGACAGCTTATGCCCGCGCTCGCCAACCCTCGTATCGTAACCGTCAGGCAATTGAACGATGAAATCATGGGCGTTGGCGATTTTCGCAGCACGCATGATCTCTATTTCCGTTGCATCCGGCTTGGAATAGGCGATATTTTCGGCAATCGTACCGTCAAAAAGGAATGTCTCTTGAAGCACAACTCCGATCTGCTGGCGCAGATCCATCTGACTAATATTGCGGATATCCGTGCCGTCAATCGTAATCGTACCTTCATCGCTGTCATAAAATCGGCAGATCATGTTGATGAACGTCGATTTCCCTGCGCCTGAATGTCCGACCAGACCGATCATCTCACCTGCAGCTACTTTCAAATCTACATTTTTCAGAACTGGGTGATGCTTCTCGTATCCATACGTAACTTGTTTGAATTCGACGTCGCCCTTCACGCGGCCAATCTGAGCCGGATTGATTGTGTCTGGTACATCAGCCGGAGTATCCATAATCTCAAACACACGGTCCGCAGCTGAGATTGCATGACTCGCCCAGTTGATCATTTGGCTTACCCACTGCAAGGGACCAAGCAGCATGCCAAGGTATGTGATCATCGCAATCAGCGTACCGATGGACATATCGCTATTAATGACCTGCTTGCCGCCATAATACCAAATTAACAGGGTGCCGGCGCCAGCAACTAGACCGAAGATCGGGAATATCCCCTGCCATACTCCTTCAATTTTGATGTTATGCCGGACTAACTCCTTATTTGCGGTTGTATAGCGAGAAATTTCCGTTGATTCCTGGCCAAATGCTTTGACGACGCGAATCCCTTGAAGTGAATCGCCTACGATGGAATTCAGCCTGAAGATGGATCTCCACTGTTGGTACCAGAGCTTACCGATCTTCGGCCATAACACGGAGGACACAATAATCATAATTGGCATAGGCAACATTGCCAGCAGCGTTAATTTCCAATCGAGACTGAACATAATGATAAAAATCGCAACGACCCTTAACGTTTCACCAGAAACCCAGATGACGCCATCCGTCATGAACTGCCGCATCGCCTCGGAGTCGCTGTTGACCCTCCCGATGAATTGTGAGGATTGCCTTCGATCAAAAAAGGATAACGACAGCTTCATCAAAGAGTGATAAACATCGCGGCGAAGATCACCCATTAGCTTGGAACCGATCCATACCCCGATTAATCCCCGCACAGTTTGCATAAGCGTAAGCACCACCGAAGTTACAGCAAGGCCAATTACAATCCAGAGCAGGGCGGAGCCGAGATCCTTTGGCGTCAGCACATCATCCACGAGCTTTTTGGTCAAAAATGGCGGGATCAGTTCAATCAAGGTTGTAAAAATCAGCATGATTGCTGCCACAACCATTTGCTTTCGGTAGGGCTTGGTATAACTAAGCATCCGTAGCATTACTCTGCCGTTTCTTTTGCAGATTGGGCAAGCCTGCGAATCCTCCGGCAAAGGAGTGCGGCATTTCGGACAAAGTCTTGGGAAATCCTTCTCCGAAGCCGTTGGCAGCTCCTCTCCTTTGGCCAAAGCCCCAATTAGCTTGGAGGCATGACCGAACACCGAAGTCAGCGATGCCGTATACCGGATCAAGATCACTGGGCCACTCTTCGTGTCGGCAAGCAGCGAACCGCCGCCTACCCCGCCCACAACGCGAGCATCGGTTATTTCTGCAATCGGAATTTTCGTTACTTGTTCACCATTAGCGCCCCATACGGAGGCTTCTTTTTCCGTTACTACTAACCACTGCTCACCGAATTGTCCGTCCTTCATCAAGTCCGCTACGGCGTGGAACAGAGGTTTTTCTGTTAGCTGAAGCTCTATGCTGTTGGGTAACTTATCAATAAATGACATGATCTACCTCCGCTTCTTCGCCAACTCATTAACTCATATTTATTTACCGCGGTAAAGCTAAAAAAGGACTATAATTGTTCTATTCCTGTCCAGTTGGTGAGGTCTGAAGAGTGCAGGCTTGTGGAGGGAATTCTGGATGTGAGCTTAATTCATTACAGTGCTCTGAATCGTGGTTTATGTATGTAAAGTCAACCGTATATTATTGAATAAAGAATTCGGATTATCCCATACTCATTTTACAATTACTTCCGTTTTCTTAGAACAATCGAATGGGACAATAAGCTGTCTGATACGGCCAAAAGAAAGGTTTTCACACCGAGGATAAACGTCCCCATTCATTGCCGATCTCAAGTCCATATGGAGGAATTAATTATGCCGGATCTAGACTTCCGAAGAGCAAACACCTTGCTCAATCAGCATCTGTCTCAGCTTGCCGGGGATAATATTAGCTTCCGGATTCATTATTGGGGGCTCATGCCTCTTCATTTTAATAACTCTGTGCATCGGCATTCCTTCTTCGAAATCTGTTATGTGTTAGAAGGCAGCGGGGAGTACACGGACAACGAGATCGACTATCCTCTGGAGGACGGCACTTTATTTTGCTCAAGGCCGGGCATATGGCATCAAATTCGCAGTGAACAAGGGCTCAAATTGTTTTTTGTTGCGTTCGAAATCGATGAGTCGCAAACTTCCGAAGCTTATTCGAGGAGCTTCCGAAGCTTGATCCAACGCGGGAAAATCATTGCCGAGCCCAAAGACGCCGCCATCTCCGCTCCGATCTGGCAGACGATTTTCAGCCTGATGGAGAGCAAACAACCCGCCTCCAAGGATATGGTGCAGCATCTTGCTCTTTCCTTGTTTCTTTCTTTTCTGCATGGGTTTTCTTCCGGCTCCGATTCAAGCGCAGATTCCTTGGAAGATGATACCGAAGGGCATCGCTTGCTGAAGCGGTCGAAGCTTTATATCAACGACAATTTGTCCTCTCCATTGAGAATTGAGCAGGTCGCGCAAGAGCTCGGTATTTCTTCAAGGCATTTATCGAGGCTTTTTCACGATCAACTCGGCCAGACCTTTGTCCATTATGTTCAGGAACAAAGAGTTCAAAGGGCCAAACAATGGCTGCTTAACAGCGACATCGCCATCAAGGATATTGCCAAACGTGCGGGTTTTGATTCCGTTCATTATTTTACCCGTGTGTTTACCAAGATGCTCGGTGTTGCTCCTGCAAAATTCCGCAAATCCCAATTCTCGGATGGAAGGCAAAATAAGCCGCAAGCCTAACAGCCCAAAAATGTCTTCCCTCTCCTCCCCCTTAACCTCATGTCCGAATTGTACAAAAATAAGGAGCCTATTTCTAAAGATTTCAAGTCGCAAACTTCTTACAATGAAGCTATTCAAAGTATAGGAGTTGACTCCCATGTTTCAGAAAAGACCGGTGAATCCCGTTCGCATCGGGCAACCGATCCAGCCTGGTTCACAGGCTCCTTTTGCCGAGCCAGGCTTGCAACAAGGATTCGATCCAATTATAGCTCCAATCATTCAATTGGCCGATGAACGCGAGTTGCTCCATATTGCCTTTGACGGCACTCATGGGGCCCATTTCCAACCCGTTCTCCAAACAACCGTAGAAGCGCTTGAGAAGAGGGGCCATCGCGTCGTTGTCGCAGCGACCAACAGCTTCTTAAAAACGAGTGAAGAGCTGCGCCATCACTTCAATTCCAATATTACGGATAACCGTGCATTCGGATATTTTACCAATGGAACGATTGAAGATTACTTCCGGCCCGAGGCCAAACAGGAGGCTTCAGCCCTCCTGACGAAAATGCAAGAAGCGCTACCCGCTTCTGACACAGGCATAGCAACGATTCTTATCACCTTCGGCCCAGGCGCTTACTGGCTTGGCGACGAGAAATTTGATATCACCTATTTCTTGGATGTTTCCCGCGAATACCAACAGATGGAGCATAAACAACATCTGCTCAATTTCGGCTTCAGCTGGAACCGGGATGATGTGGAGAAATATAAAATATCCCTGTTTGTCGAATGGCCTATCTTCGAAACTTATCGCAAAAACGTCCTGGATTCTATCCATTATTACATCGATATGAATCAGTCTAAGGTTCCGGTTCTCACGACAACCCATTCCTTGCGCCAAATGATCGCATCTATTGCGCAAGCACCAATGCGCGTAAAGCCATTTTTTGCTCCTGGCGTATGGGGCGGCCAATTCCTCAAAGAGTTTGCGGATTTACCGGCGGATTGGGCGAATTGTGCATGGGGCTTCGAGCCTATCGCTCCGGAAAACTCCATCATTGTGGACTATGAGGGCACGCAGCTTGAGCTTCCTTTTCTCACCGTCATGCATTATGAGCACCACCATATTCTCGGAGAACGGCTGGTGAAGCTATTCGGCGACTACTTCCCGATCCGTTTTGACTATCTCGATACGATTGAAGGCAGCAACCTGTCCCTCCAGGTTCACCCGCAGCAGGAGTACATTCGCAGTCAGTTCAACGAGTTCATGGCACAGCAAGAGTCCTATTACATTATGGAAAAAGAAGGCGATGCCACCGTCTACTTGGGCCTGACGGATTCATGCACGAAGGACGGACTCCTTGACGCGGTGCAAACCGCTCAAGAAACCGGCGTTCCCATTCCATTCACGGACTATGTGAATAGCTACACGGCGGAGAAAGGCGATCTCTTCCTTATTCCGACAGGAACCGTTCATGCATCGGGCAAGGGCAACTTAGTGCTGGAGATCTCGTCCACCACCTGGTGGTTCACCTTTAAAATATACGACTACCTCCGCAAAGGCATGGACGGCAAGCCGCGTCCGATCAATATTGATCATGCCTTCGAAAATATCGACTTCTACAAAAAAACGGAGTGGGTTGAAAACAATCTAATCCCAACTCCTACCCTGCTTAAGTCCCAAGGGGATAATGAGGAGTATCTTTTAGGCCAGCGCGATGACTTGTTGTTCTATGTTCGTCGACTGCATCTGCAAGATACATGGCAGGATAATACCGGGAACGAAATGGTCATGTACAATCTCGTAGAGGGAGAGCAGGTTCGGATCGTTTCCTGTGCGGATGAAGCCGTTTATGTAGAATTCAGGTATGCTGAGTCCTACATTTTGCCTGCTAGCTTCGGGGAATACAAGATCATCAATCTCGGCAAAAAACCGTGTAAACTCATCAAAGCTGGAGTGTCCCATACTTGGGATGTGAGCCTCCTAGATGGCTAATATCGTCATCGCGCTTGATGTGGGCGGGACTTTCATCAAAACCTGCATCGTGGAAAACGGCGTCCCCCTTGCGTGGAGTCAGGAGGTCTTTCCCGCTCTTGCCGATCAGGATGAGGGTACAATTCTCGCTCAATTTATGCATATTCTCAAATCCCGATACCAACTCTATACTTCACAGGTTGCAGGGAATGGGCTGAATTATCATTGGCAGATTGGCTTTGCCTTTCCGGGTCCATTCGACTACGAACAAGGGATTTGTTATGTGCAGGGACTAGGTAAGTTCGAATCCCTTTACGGAGTGAATATAAGAGAAGCTCTCTACGAACGGTTGCAAAAAGAAGAAGCAGAATGGGCAAAACAGCTGCAGCAGGCTGAAATCCGCTTCCAAAATGATGCTCGGCTGTTCGCACTAGGCGTAAGTCTCGACTTTCCTCGGGATCGCTTTATCGCCTTAACTTTAGGCACCGGACTCGGCTCTGCCTTTATCGATCAAGCGCAAATAAGCGGGCATGTCCAAGGCATTCCTGAGAGTGGCTGGCTGTACGATCAACCGTATCGGGGCGAACGTATTGATGATGTTTTTTCCAGAAGAGGGCTGCTTCAACTGGCAGAGGACTTAGGAGCTCTCCATTCGGGAATGGATGTAAAAGAACTCGCTGAATCAGCGAGACTCGGCAATGTCCCTGCCAGAGAAGTGTTCCGCGAATTCGGTAAACGTCTGGCCGACATGCTCGCTCCGTATATAGAGCTATACCGACCAACCCTCATCGTGTTTGGAGGGCAAATTTCAAAGAGTTATGACTTGTTTGGCAAAGCCCTGCAAGATGGCATAAACTCACCGACTATTGTGATTCACACATCCGAAAACATGCTTGAGCACACCTTCAAAGGCATCTCGCGACTGTTCGAAAAATAAGGCCAGGGGTCGGACGGACGACTATCGTCCACGTCCCTGCGCATATCGCAAAGGAGAGATTATAAATGGCAACGAAAAAACCATGGACGATTTATGCGATCCATCATTCCCATACCGATATCGGCTATACGGAACGCCAAGAGAAAATACAGCAATACCATGTCGATTATATCCGGCAAGTGCTCCATATTTTACGTGAAATCAGATCCGGCAACCGTCCCGACTGGACGGGCTTCAAGTGGGTATGCGAAACGTTCTGGCCCATCGAAACTTTTCTGAAAAAAGCAAACGAGCAAGAGAAAAACGAATTCGAAGAAGCGGTGCGCCGCGGCGATATCGGACTGTCCGGCACCTATCTCAACATGACCGAATTGGTCGGCAAAGAACTGCTGGAATCGATGATCGGCCGCGTTCGCCGCTACGGGGAATCCATTGGGGCTCCGGTGACTTCCGCCATGACCGCCGATATTACCGGATTCAGCTGGGGATATGGCCAAGTGTTGCTCGATGCGGGAGTTCAAAACTTAATCACCTGCATTCATACGCATCATTCCATGTATCCGCTGTGGA
This window contains:
- a CDS encoding DNA-binding response regulator, OmpR family, contains REC and winged-helix (wHTH) domain, with protein sequence MKRILIIEDDPFIAELEKDYFMLHDYEVELSSDGHEGLAKALEGRYDLLIVDLQLPGMDGFEICRIIREKLDVPILIVSAKKEEIDKIRGFGLGVDDFITKPFSPNELVARAKAHLARYERFTGGNTVKKPDSIQIRELTIDKSSRRVFVHGNEVSLTTKEFEVLAFLATHPDRVFNKVELFERIWGMDSNGEIATVTVHISRIREKIEADPSNPQFIETVWGAGYRFTI
- a CDS encoding S-layer homology domain-containing protein, whose protein sequence is MNKKIKKTVAIAALTAIMGGGALLPSGAQAAPVAVATKTITKQQFTALDFSSRIEQAINQLVNQLVLNGYADGQMRAEKQVSNAELIKMIVLSLDLKQPEASNKQIGKQHSWYTPYVETAVANGLLESTDNFEPNKPATSAEAAAMIAKALQRDVKSVQYWMDGFKIESGNMTRGETAQLLLLSQKAIRSASAEIVSIKALNKIAFEVTFTAPLAVEDEATPAANANFAFSSDLKLVNQPRLKTGSIATYIVPVQSMTEGMTYTTNYKGKNKHNVAANTEQIRLNDVRQVTSDTFEVDSFREDGVIDYGYLISAYSGGRGANAAVLDDNNQINGKTMQVIPSLAQRQATITPENGAPITVNYVGFTQSTDGKQEPKFRLPAGTSLQPGVKYTVTSDWFVLENNTFTAQSISPLTISSVTKVDAATLNVTLAADPGDELFAYRSIQLKGSDGTTLTAQYKVQTRKGAIGVFELQNNGKLAAGVEYEVTPVGTWAVADGVKLSSN
- a CDS encoding death on curing protein, producing the protein MKQIRFLTTQEVIAINLAMIQRYSPGEHVGVKEPGLLESAVVRAQSSAFGNDAYPTIFEKAAALFESLGQNHSFFNANKRTAFTALVIFLRLNGWHFKMDAKQAEDFTVDMVTHKYNFQDLVLIIQNHCATITDT
- a CDS encoding ATP-binding cassette, subfamily B; protein product: MSFIDKLPNSIELQLTEKPLFHAVADLMKDGQFGEQWLVVTEKEASVWGANGEQVTKIPIAEITDARVVGGVGGGSLLADTKSGPVILIRYTASLTSVFGHASKLIGALAKGEELPTASEKDFPRLCPKCRTPLPEDSQACPICKRNGRVMLRMLSYTKPYRKQMVVAAIMLIFTTLIELIPPFLTKKLVDDVLTPKDLGSALLWIVIGLAVTSVVLTLMQTVRGLIGVWIGSKLMGDLRRDVYHSLMKLSLSFFDRRQSSQFIGRVNSDSEAMRQFMTDGVIWVSGETLRVVAIFIIMFSLDWKLTLLAMLPMPIMIIVSSVLWPKIGKLWYQQWRSIFRLNSIVGDSLQGIRVVKAFGQESTEISRYTTANKELVRHNIKIEGVWQGIFPIFGLVAGAGTLLIWYYGGKQVINSDMSIGTLIAMITYLGMLLGPLQWVSQMINWASHAISAADRVFEIMDTPADVPDTINPAQIGRVKGDVEFKQVTYGYEKHHPVLKNVDLKVAAGEMIGLVGHSGAGKSTFINMICRFYDSDEGTITIDGTDIRNISQMDLRQQIGVVLQETFLFDGTIAENIAYSKPDATEIEIMRAAKIANAHDFIVQLPDGYDTRVGERGHKLSGGEKQRVSIARAIIHDPRILILDEATASVDTVTERLIQEAISRLVKGRTTFAIAHRLSTLRNADRLVVLDHGKIVEVGTHEELLQAEGAYFKLVEAQRELSKIKGVESA
- a CDS encoding AraC family transcriptional regulator, L-rhamnose operon transcriptional activator RhaR — translated: MPDLDFRRANTLLNQHLSQLAGDNISFRIHYWGLMPLHFNNSVHRHSFFEICYVLEGSGEYTDNEIDYPLEDGTLFCSRPGIWHQIRSEQGLKLFFVAFEIDESQTSEAYSRSFRSLIQRGKIIAEPKDAAISAPIWQTIFSLMESKQPASKDMVQHLALSLFLSFLHGFSSGSDSSADSLEDDTEGHRLLKRSKLYINDNLSSPLRIEQVAQELGISSRHLSRLFHDQLGQTFVHYVQEQRVQRAKQWLLNSDIAIKDIAKRAGFDSVHYFTRVFTKMLGVAPAKFRKSQFSDGRQNKPQA
- a CDS encoding Mannose-6-phosphate isomerase, class I gives rise to the protein MFQKRPVNPVRIGQPIQPGSQAPFAEPGLQQGFDPIIAPIIQLADERELLHIAFDGTHGAHFQPVLQTTVEALEKRGHRVVVAATNSFLKTSEELRHHFNSNITDNRAFGYFTNGTIEDYFRPEAKQEASALLTKMQEALPASDTGIATILITFGPGAYWLGDEKFDITYFLDVSREYQQMEHKQHLLNFGFSWNRDDVEKYKISLFVEWPIFETYRKNVLDSIHYYIDMNQSKVPVLTTTHSLRQMIASIAQAPMRVKPFFAPGVWGGQFLKEFADLPADWANCAWGFEPIAPENSIIVDYEGTQLELPFLTVMHYEHHHILGERLVKLFGDYFPIRFDYLDTIEGSNLSLQVHPQQEYIRSQFNEFMAQQESYYIMEKEGDATVYLGLTDSCTKDGLLDAVQTAQETGVPIPFTDYVNSYTAEKGDLFLIPTGTVHASGKGNLVLEISSTTWWFTFKIYDYLRKGMDGKPRPINIDHAFENIDFYKKTEWVENNLIPTPTLLKSQGDNEEYLLGQRDDLLFYVRRLHLQDTWQDNTGNEMVMYNLVEGEQVRIVSCADEAVYVEFRYAESYILPASFGEYKIINLGKKPCKLIKAGVSHTWDVSLLDG
- a CDS encoding glucokinase; amino-acid sequence: MANIVIALDVGGTFIKTCIVENGVPLAWSQEVFPALADQDEGTILAQFMHILKSRYQLYTSQVAGNGLNYHWQIGFAFPGPFDYEQGICYVQGLGKFESLYGVNIREALYERLQKEEAEWAKQLQQAEIRFQNDARLFALGVSLDFPRDRFIALTLGTGLGSAFIDQAQISGHVQGIPESGWLYDQPYRGERIDDVFSRRGLLQLAEDLGALHSGMDVKELAESARLGNVPAREVFREFGKRLADMLAPYIELYRPTLIVFGGQISKSYDLFGKALQDGINSPTIVIHTSENMLEHTFKGISRLFEK